In Helianthus annuus cultivar XRQ/B chromosome 3, HanXRQr2.0-SUNRISE, whole genome shotgun sequence, a single window of DNA contains:
- the LOC110928870 gene encoding pathogenesis-related homeodomain protein, with translation MEEAQENIGKSPHSKSITTESCAKRSRKLKSHSKNKIVDFLTNSKNKDFEHTNVAESLSNPFLVNCQNQKGDFSSEKRKRGRKRKRTDDKVEVDEASKLKRRTRYLLIKMKVEQNLLDAYSTEGWKGQSREKIKPERELQRAKKQILKCKLGLRDALRQLDLLSSDGCIDESVIAPDGSVHHDNIHCAKCKMREAYLDNDIILCDGTCNCAFHQMCIDPPLLTENIPPGDQGWYCKYCICKTEIIDSMNAHLGTSYSNDTNWQDIFKDEATLPDGGDTILNQEEWPSDDSGDDDYDPDRIEKHENSCSNSRACSAGESFDDSAVSSSYSSLSLDDEVLDDQSCKIIRNSGLESTSTDFIGLGSGSGSGSDCEFVSGRRQRRSVDYRKLYDEMFGKDALANEQVSEDEDWGPTNRKRREKESDAASTLMTLCETEESIVKDTAETNRVDTNLNEHKRSIIRIPAEAVQKLRAVFAKNELPSRAVKEDISKELGLDPEKVNTWFRNARHLSLKSKKAGEDTSNQNEDPSISKESEPAPVKNKAVDEFPLENNQNMLINVIETPVDRRTKKFRRRKNTTSPTNTAKPQDNGELHLSASNNKVDGDADLGENNPSLKTLKETTEKDKEIDVIIGGTSEGDNQQAAAEAQMEKLCLLKTKLEKLQQVILLRTPNRKAAKTIAPSVDQSHTTFVPIAHLKEKP, from the exons ATGGAAGAGGCTCAGGAGAATATTGGAAAATCGCCGCACTCAAAAAGCATCACAACAGAGTCATGTGCAAAGAGATCAAGAAAACTGAAATCTCATTCTAAGAACAAGATTGTTGATTTTTTAACCAATAGCAAAAACAAAGACTTTGAACACACAAATGTAGCTGAATCCTTGAGTAATCCGTTTttagtaaattgccaaaatcaaaAGGGGGATTTTTCCTCTGAGAAGCGTAAGAGGGGTCGGAAGAGAAAAAGGACAGATGACAAAGTTGAGGTTGATGAAGCTTCCAAGTTGAAAAGGCGAACGAGGTACCTTCTCATTAAAATGAAAGTTGAACAGAACCTTCTAGATGCATACTCAACCGAAGGCTGGAAAGGTCAAAG CCGGGAAAAAATTAAGCCAGAAAGAGAACTTCAAAGAGCCAAGAAGCAGATACTGAAATGTAAACTGGGACTCCGTGATGCCTTACGCCAACTAGATTTACTTAGCTCAGATGGTTGTATTGATGAATCTGTAATAGCTCCAGATGGATCTGTGCATCATGATAAT ATACATTGTGCAAAGTGTAAAATGAGGGAGGCATATCTTGATAATGACATTATACTGTGTGACGGGACTTGCAATTGTGCGTTTCATCAAATGTGCATCGACCCTCCCCTTTTAACTGAAAACA TTCCACCAGGAGACCAAGGGTGGTATTGTAAATATTGCATTTGCAAGACTGAAATCATAGACTCGATGAATGCGCACCTTGGAACAAGTTACTCTAATGACACCAATTGGCAG GATATATTTAAGGATGAAGCTACATTACCTGATGGTGGGGATACTATACTCAATCAAGAAGAATGGCCTTCAGATGATTCtggtgatgatgattatgatCCAGACAGAATTGAAAAACATGAAAATAGTTGCAGCAATAGCAGAGCTTGCTCTGCGGGCGAATCTTTTGACGATAGTGCTGTCAGCAGTAGCTACAGTTCACTGTCACTAGATGATGAAGTTCTTGATGATCAATCTTGCAAGATAATTAGAAATTCGGGTCTCGAAAGCACCTCCACTGATTTTATCGGTCTGGGTTCCGGTTCAGGTTCGGGTTCTGATTGTGAGTTCGTGAGTGGTCGTAGACAACGTCGGTCGGTTGATTATAGGAAACTTTATGAT GAAATGTTTGGGAAAGATGCTCTTGCAAACGAACAAGTAAGTGAAGATGAAGATTGGGGACCCACTAACAGAAAACGAAGAGAAAAGGAGTCTGATGCAGCCAGTACCCTAATGACTCTTTGTGAAACTGAGGAATCAATTGTTAAAGATACTGCTGAAACCAATAGGGTTGACACAAACTTAAATGAACATAAACGGTCAATTATCAGGATTCCAGCTGAAGCTGTTCAG AAACTTCGCGCTGTTTTCGCAAAGAATGAACTCCCCTCTCGAGCCGTTAAAGAAGACATTTCCAAAGAGTTAGGTCTTGACCCTGAGAAG GTGAATACGTGGTTCAGAAATGCACGCCACCTATCTCTTAAAAGTAAGAAG GCGGGAGAGGATACTTCAAATCAAAATGAGGATCCTTCTATTTCAAAAGAATCTGAACCAGCACCCGTCAAGAACAAAGCTGTCGACGAATTTCCATTAGAAAATAATCAAAATATGCTCATAAATGTCATTGAAACCCCAGTGGACAGACGCACAAAAAAGTTTCGTAGGAGAAAGAATACCACGTCACCAACCAATACTGCAAAACCACAAGACAATGGAGAGTTGCATCTTTCGGCATCAAATAACAAG GTTGATGGTGATGCGGATCTTGGAGAGAATAACCCGAGCTTGAAAACGTTGAAAGAAACGACGGAAAAAGATAAGGAAATAGATGTTATCATCGGTGGCACTAGTGAAGGTGATAATCAACAAGCAGCAGCAGAAGCTCAAATGGAGAAACTTTGTCTTTTGAAAACGAAGTTGGAAAAACTACAACAGGTAATACTCTTAAGAACACCAAACCGAAAAGCGGCTAAAACAATAGCGCCATCTGTTGATCAGAGTCACACCACCTTTGTTCCTATTGCACACCTCAAGGAGAAGCCTTAA
- the LOC110928869 gene encoding protein CHLOROPLAST IMPORT APPARATUS 2, with product MSSTILTGGTGRAYGFDIENVVKSPSMTSSRNSHSSSPSSTLSESSNSPIAISNRKPRTPRKRPNQTYNEAAVLLSIACPKVFSNKNLTNKTNNLSKFTTQNGIQNGNSVYDPTELLLPFPVIENSGFLLRNPIPKKPNSVFESKVAGSCQSPEEFEYQNCNSGSNSMEMCDGFEGVDLGATVRLLPCDLEVTGSSLKNNLFHKNRVLSTSGPSWPNTTLDPTHAEVSCTDLLNNKFEDDFDTESMLDEEIEEGIDSIMGSSNSTIETRELNNDSCLNFKPNTCYGYPLGLGFGGNLEFNFGMGMGMRNGIRALKNGDDGNWWNFPTVNVADVSPRVAVVAPVKVKKSPMEKKKKRVEELMKRSESELELELEQGNKNNGDGNGCKLLLKLNYDDVLNAWSDKGSPLPEEISGSESADGDIHTRLAQIDLFSESGGLREASVMRYKEKKRTRLFSKKIRYQVRKVNADRRPRSKGRFVRRSNSEDT from the exons ATGTCATCAACTATCTTAACTGGTGGTACAGGAAGAGCTTATGGATTTGACATTGAAAATGTTGTCAAATCCCCATCAATGACATCTAGTAGAAACTCCCATTCATCTTCTCCATCTTCAACCCTCTCTGAATCAAGCAATTCCCCTATAGCAATATCGAATCGAAAACCTCGAACTCCCCGAAAAAGACCCAATCAAACTTACAATGAAGCAGCTGTTCTTCTCTCCATAGCTTGTCCCAAAGTCTTCTCAAACAAAAACCTCACAAACAAGACCAACAATCTCTCCAAATTCACCACACAAAATGGTATACAAAATGGTAACTCGGTTTACGACCCGACGGAGTTGCTTTTACCCTTTCCGGTGATCGAAAACTCCGGATTCCTTCTCCGGAATCCGATTCCGAAGAAACCCAATTCAGTTTTCGAGTCAAAGGTGGCGGGTTCTTGCCAGAGTCCCGAGGAATTCGAGTACCAGAATTGTAACTCCGGTTCGAATTCCATGGAAATGTGTGACGGGTTTGAAGGGGTAGACCTTGGAGCAACGGTAAGGTTGTTGCCATGTGACCTGGAGGTCACAGGTTCAAGTCTTAAAAACAACCTTTTTCATAAAAATAGGGTACTAAGTACATCAGGCCCAAGTTGGCCCAACACCACCCTGGACCCCACACATGCTGAAGTCTCATGCACTGACCTTCTAAACAACAAATTTGAAGATGATTTCGATACGGAATCGATGCTCGATGAGGAAATTGAAGAGGGGATTGATAGTATCATGGGGAGCTCGAATTCGACCATCGAAACCCGCGAATTAAACAATGATTCTTGTTTGAATTTCAAGCCCAACACTTGTTATGGGTATCCATTGGGATTGGGATTTGGTGGAAATTTGGAGTTTAACTTTGGAATGGGAATGGGAATGAGGAATGGAATAAGGGCATTGAAGAATGGTGATGATGGGAATTGGTGGAATTTTCCAACGGTGAATGTGGCGGATGTGTCGCCgcgggtggcggtggtggcgccAGTGAAGGTGAAAAAAAGTCCTATGGAAAAAAAGAAGAAGAGAGTGGAGGAATTGATGAAGAGGTCGGAATcagaattggaattggaattggaacaGGGGAATAAGAATAATGGAGACGGCAATGGGTGCAAATTGTTGTTGAAATTGAATTACGACGACGTTTTGAATGCTTGGTCGGATAAAGGGTCGCCATTGCCGGAGGAAATCTCTGGGTCGGAGTCTGCGGATGGTGATATTCAT ACTAGATTAGCTCAAATAGACTTATTCTCGGAAAGCGGTGGGCTAAGAGAAGCTAGTGTAATGCGTTACAAGGAGAAAAAACGCACACGTCTATTCTCTAAAAAGATTAGATACCAAGTGAGAAAGGTTAATGCTGATAGACGGCCCAGATCCAAG GGGCGATTTGTTAGAAGGTCAAACTCTGAGGACACATAA